One window of Phycisphaeraceae bacterium genomic DNA carries:
- the hydA gene encoding dihydropyrimidinase, with protein MPLLIKNGRVITASDDYVADIYCAADTITRIEKSIDAKSCAPGTEVIDASGKYVFPGFIDPHVHIYLPFMGTYAKDDWESASRAALLGGTTTLIEMICPGKTDEPMAAFETWLGKAQGKAACDFTFHMGVTRFDDTAARQFREIVKRGIRSFKVFLAYKGALGVDDRELYHTLKLAKELGVVVTAHCENETLVAEMQAELLAAGKTAPEFHEPSRPVQVEAEGVHHLMTFAELTGAEVYVVHTSCDEAVREAVAAIGRGVKAHIEVVIPHLVVDHSYTQKNGFEGAKFVMSPPLRDKSQLAKMWAHLASRTIATVATDHAPFDFESQKTMGKDAFTKIPNGIPSVENRVDLLYTQGVATGRIDLNTFVDAASTQAARIFGLKGKGTIAVGSDADLVVYDPAYRGKVHSASKTHHNMATDYSAFEGWEMKGRSDTVTVRGQVMVKGAKFVGKMGTGRLVGRG; from the coding sequence ATGCCTTTACTCATTAAGAACGGCCGCGTCATTACCGCCTCCGACGACTACGTCGCCGACATCTACTGCGCGGCGGACACGATCACACGCATCGAGAAGAGCATCGATGCGAAGTCGTGCGCGCCGGGCACGGAAGTCATCGACGCCTCGGGCAAGTATGTGTTCCCCGGCTTCATCGACCCGCACGTGCACATTTACCTGCCCTTCATGGGCACCTACGCGAAGGACGACTGGGAATCGGCCTCGCGTGCGGCGCTCCTGGGCGGGACTACCACGCTCATCGAGATGATCTGTCCGGGAAAAACCGACGAGCCGATGGCGGCGTTCGAGACCTGGCTCGGCAAAGCGCAGGGAAAGGCCGCGTGCGATTTCACGTTCCACATGGGCGTCACGCGATTTGACGACACGGCGGCCAGGCAGTTCCGAGAGATCGTGAAGCGCGGCATCCGCTCGTTCAAGGTCTTTCTCGCGTACAAGGGCGCGCTCGGCGTCGATGATCGCGAGCTATATCACACGCTCAAGCTCGCCAAGGAACTCGGCGTCGTCGTGACGGCGCACTGCGAAAACGAAACGCTTGTTGCCGAGATGCAGGCGGAACTGCTCGCGGCGGGCAAGACCGCCCCGGAATTCCATGAACCCTCGCGACCGGTGCAGGTCGAAGCCGAGGGAGTGCATCACCTGATGACGTTCGCCGAATTGACGGGGGCGGAGGTGTACGTCGTGCACACGTCGTGCGACGAAGCGGTGCGAGAAGCGGTTGCCGCGATCGGGCGGGGCGTGAAGGCGCACATCGAAGTCGTGATCCCGCATCTTGTGGTCGATCACTCGTACACACAGAAGAACGGATTCGAGGGCGCGAAATTCGTCATGTCTCCTCCGCTCCGCGACAAGTCGCAGCTCGCCAAGATGTGGGCCCACCTTGCATCGCGCACGATCGCGACAGTCGCAACCGACCACGCGCCCTTCGATTTCGAATCGCAGAAGACGATGGGCAAAGACGCGTTTACGAAGATTCCGAACGGGATTCCGAGCGTGGAGAACCGTGTCGATCTGCTCTACACGCAGGGCGTCGCGACGGGCAGGATCGATTTGAACACCTTTGTCGATGCCGCGAGCACGCAGGCGGCGCGGATCTTCGGTCTCAAAGGCAAGGGGACGATCGCGGTAGGCTCCGATGCGGATCTCGTGGTATATGACCCGGCGTATCGCGGAAAAGTCCACTCTGCATCGAAGACCCATCACAACATGGCGACCGACTACTCCGCGTTCGAAGGATGGGAAATGAAGGGACGGAGCGACACAGTCACGGTGCGCGGGCAGGTGATGGTGAAGGGCGCCAAGTTCGTTGGCAAGATGGGAACCGGCAGGCTCGTTGGACGTGGTTGA
- a CDS encoding GxxExxY protein, whose amino-acid sequence MLHSELTGKIISAAVAVHDELGPGLLESAYEACLCFELMNRGLSVRRQVDIPIIYRETHLECGYRADIVVENSVIVEAKSVEAIAPIHEAQLLTYLRLSGIRVGLLINFNQLRVTDHLIRRIV is encoded by the coding sequence TTGCTCCACTCAGAACTGACTGGAAAAATCATCAGCGCGGCGGTTGCCGTGCATGATGAGTTGGGGCCTGGGCTTCTGGAGTCCGCTTACGAGGCGTGCCTTTGTTTTGAACTCATGAACCGAGGGCTGTCTGTACGTCGCCAAGTGGACATCCCCATCATTTATCGAGAGACTCATTTGGAGTGCGGTTATCGCGCGGACATCGTGGTTGAGAACAGCGTCATTGTCGAAGCGAAGTCGGTCGAAGCGATCGCGCCGATTCACGAGGCCCAGTTGCTGACTTATTTGCGTCTCTCAGGCATCCGCGTCGGCCTGTTGATCAACTTCAATCAGTTGCGTGTCACCGATCATCTCATCCGGCGGATTGTTTGA
- the preA gene encoding NAD-dependent dihydropyrimidine dehydrogenase subunit PreA: MADLSVTVDGLKLPNPFVIGSGPPGTNANVIGKAFDEGWGAVIAKTISLDASKVINVAPRYARMRVGAKGSETIVGWQNIELISDRPFDTWIEEFKQVKQKYPDRILIASIMEEYNKNAWCEIVERCQDAGVDAFELNFSCPHGLPERKMGAAMGQDCEVLGTVCGWVNSVSKKPVWAKMTPNITHIEEPARAALRNGCEGIAAINTILCVMGVDLKTLRPEPTVEGYTTPGGYSCKAVRPIALRMVMECARMMKSEFPGRSLSAIGGVETGEDAAQFILLGANTVQVCTGVMIHGYALAKELCRGLSAFMDAKGFKTIEEFRGHSLQYFTTHHDLVQRQAQAKALEKAAAEGRVTKDTQWTGEKFVEQSNKLVAN, translated from the coding sequence ATGGCCGACCTGAGTGTGACAGTCGATGGCTTGAAGTTACCGAACCCGTTTGTCATCGGGTCCGGCCCTCCGGGCACGAACGCAAACGTCATCGGCAAGGCTTTTGATGAGGGCTGGGGCGCGGTGATCGCCAAGACGATCAGCTTGGATGCATCGAAGGTCATCAACGTCGCGCCTCGCTACGCCCGGATGAGGGTTGGGGCCAAGGGAAGCGAGACGATCGTCGGCTGGCAGAACATCGAGCTGATCTCGGACCGGCCGTTCGATACGTGGATCGAAGAGTTCAAACAGGTCAAGCAGAAGTACCCGGATCGCATCCTGATCGCCTCCATCATGGAGGAGTACAACAAGAACGCCTGGTGCGAAATCGTCGAGCGCTGCCAGGACGCCGGCGTCGATGCATTCGAACTGAACTTCTCGTGCCCGCACGGACTCCCGGAACGCAAGATGGGCGCCGCGATGGGCCAGGACTGCGAAGTCCTCGGCACGGTCTGCGGCTGGGTGAACAGCGTCAGCAAGAAACCAGTTTGGGCGAAAATGACGCCGAACATCACGCACATCGAGGAGCCGGCACGCGCGGCGCTTCGCAACGGCTGCGAGGGGATTGCGGCGATCAACACAATCCTGTGTGTCATGGGAGTCGACCTCAAGACTCTGCGCCCCGAGCCCACCGTCGAGGGGTACACGACCCCAGGCGGCTATTCGTGCAAGGCGGTTCGGCCGATCGCGCTCCGGATGGTGATGGAATGCGCGCGGATGATGAAGTCAGAATTTCCCGGCCGCTCGCTCTCCGCGATCGGTGGCGTAGAGACCGGCGAAGATGCGGCGCAGTTCATCCTGCTTGGCGCGAACACGGTGCAAGTCTGCACGGGCGTGATGATCCACGGATATGCGCTGGCGAAAGAACTCTGCCGCGGCTTGTCGGCATTCATGGACGCGAAGGGATTCAAGACAATCGAAGAATTCCGGGGCCACTCGCTCCAGTATTTCACGACGCATCACGATCTGGTGCAGCGCCAGGCGCAGGCGAAGGCGCTGGAAAAGGCCGCGGCGGAAGGCCGCGTGACCAAGGACACGCAGTGGACGGGCGAGAAGTTTGTGGAACAGTCGAACAAGCTGGTGGCGAACTGA